The DNA sequence GTGACTCGCGCCGGCGCCTGCGTGTCGCGCTGTTCGGCACGCTGCTGGGCGTCACGCCGCTCGCCACGGTGACGCTGGTGCGCAATCTCTCGCCGGTGACGGAACTGCCCGGCGAGCGTCTCGCCGTGCTGCTCACGCTGCTGGTGCCGGCCTCGTTCGCCTGGGCGATCCTCGTCCACCGCCTGTTCGACGTCCGCGTCGCGTTGCGCGCCGCCGCGGTGGTGGGCGCGTTGGCGCTCGGCGGCGTGGTGACGCTGGTGGCCGCCGATCTGCTGGAGCAGAGCCGCGGGCGTGCGTTCGCGGACGACGTGACTTCCGGAGCGCTGGTGGTCATGGCGCTCGGCGGTCTGCTGGCCGGAAGCCTCGGCGAGCTGGTGCGACCACGCGGCGCGCCCCTGCTGCCCGCCGCCGATCTCGCCGCCTCGACCACCGGACTTGCCGAGCCGGGCGCGGTCCGATCACGGGAATCGCTGCTCCAGTCGACCTGCGAGGCGCTGGCCGAGGACCTGCGGCTCTCGGGCTGCGCGGCGCTCGCGCTCGAGGAGAGCCGGCCGCGCTGGCTGGCGCACTCCGGCTCGCTCCAGCCCTCGCCACTCTCCGAACGCTTCGCGCTCGCCCTGTCGGCGGGCGAGGGCGTCGCCGCCATCCACGACCTGCCGTTCGAGCCGGCCGATCGCGACCGGCTCGACCAGTTGGCGGTGGGCTGGCTGCTGCCGGTCGGCGAGCCGATCCGCCACGCGTTGCTGCTGGGCCGACGGCTGGCGGGTTCGTGGCTTGGGCGGCACGAGATCCGCGAGCTGACCCGCTTCACCTCGCATCTCGGCACCGCGCTCGAGAACCTGGACCTCCGGCGCGAGGCCTCGAGCCACGTGGCGCTGGATCGGGAGCTGCGGGAGGCCGGCGCGATTCAGGCACACTTTCTGCCGAGGCGCGCGCCCTCGTTTCCGACGCTCGATTGCGCGGCGGCGGCGCTGTCGAGCGAGAAGGTGGGCGGCGACTACTACGATTTTGTCGAGAACGGGGACCGCGACTTCACCCTGGCGGTCGGCGACGCGGCTGGTAAGGGGGTACCGGCGGCGCTGCTGCTGGCCGGAGTCCAGGCGCGTTTCCGCAGCGAGGCACGGCGGGGCCTCCGACCGAGCGCCCTCCTCGCCGCGATCAATCGCCAGCTGCTGCAGCACGAGCAACCGGAGAAGTTCGTGGGATTGCTGTGCGCGCACGTCGACGTGCGCCGCGCCCGCATCGGGTTCGCGAATGCCGGACTGACGCCTCCGCTGGTGCGCCGACGCGACGGGAGCTTCGAGGAGCTGACCGCCGGCGGCGTGTTGCTCGGCGTGAGGCCCGACGCCGCCTACGCCGACGCCTGGATCGAGCTCGCGGCCGGGGACGTCGTGCTGCTCTACACCGACGGGCTGACCGAGGCTCGCCGGGGCGAGGAGCTGTTCGGCATCGAGCGCGTGCGCGACT is a window from the Candidatus Sulfotelmatobacter sp. genome containing:
- a CDS encoding SpoIIE family protein phosphatase yields the protein MRRIYSWTPALMIVVTAALVWTATGLPERAYTGFVLRGDRVEVVDPGSPAARAGLSPGDRLLPAGKRIWAAPSAGVLTAGLELGVPATWWVERSGVRRWIQLIPEPPPRASRRLVAQLFMVACGFLLLASVVWAERRDPLTRSFVLLCLAFAMLVAPMPQWRDPRAALLYEAGYSGITLFLPALFIHFFALFPEGARPLGRLGAGVAIGYFLASLLFALTLGTLLMGAASAAAIESASGILDASSAIWFAAGLLLAVALFVRSFGATRDRDSRRRLRVALFGTLLGVTPLATVTLVRNLSPVTELPGERLAVLLTLLVPASFAWAILVHRLFDVRVALRAAAVVGALALGGVVTLVAADLLEQSRGRAFADDVTSGALVVMALGGLLAGSLGELVRPRGAPLLPAADLAASTTGLAEPGAVRSRESLLQSTCEALAEDLRLSGCAALALEESRPRWLAHSGSLQPSPLSERFALALSAGEGVAAIHDLPFEPADRDRLDQLAVGWLLPVGEPIRHALLLGRRLAGSWLGRHEIRELTRFTSHLGTALENLDLRREASSHVALDRELREAGAIQAHFLPRRAPSFPTLDCAAAALSSEKVGGDYYDFVENGDRDFTLAVGDAAGKGVPAALLLAGVQARFRSEARRGLRPSALLAAINRQLLQHEQPEKFVGLLCAHVDVRRARIGFANAGLTPPLVRRRDGSFEELTAGGVLLGVRPDAAYADAWIELAAGDVVLLYTDGLTEARRGEELFGIERVRDCLAAFARRRASDILAALLTEVRAFADRPLDDLTVVVLRQLSEPIGARARSA